From Sediminibacterium sp. TEGAF015, a single genomic window includes:
- a CDS encoding TrmH family RNA methyltransferase: MISKNEAKYIQSLFHKKQRDALSLFIVEGVKGVDELLNSSMQIQKIYALDSWDHPLMHKAPLVRISESVLAQISGLQTPNKVLAIAQQPDLVLAPPVRGKWILALDGIKDPGNMGTLIRIADWFGIQQVIASEDSVEFFNPKVIQSTMGSFARVSVGYTSLVDYLTTTELPVLGALLNGNSIYQQPALKEGVLLIGNESNGINETLLPLIRIPVSIPRLGGAESLNAAVAGGILLSHLLKPS; this comes from the coding sequence ATGATAAGCAAGAATGAAGCCAAATATATTCAAAGTTTGTTCCATAAAAAACAAAGGGACGCATTAAGCCTATTTATTGTAGAAGGAGTTAAGGGGGTAGATGAGCTTTTGAATAGTTCCATGCAGATTCAGAAAATTTATGCGCTGGACAGTTGGGATCATCCATTAATGCATAAAGCCCCCCTGGTCAGAATTAGTGAATCTGTCCTGGCTCAAATCAGCGGGCTCCAAACCCCTAATAAGGTGCTGGCGATTGCGCAACAACCTGATTTGGTTTTAGCGCCTCCGGTAAGAGGCAAATGGATACTGGCACTCGATGGTATAAAAGATCCGGGTAATATGGGCACGCTGATCAGAATTGCGGATTGGTTTGGTATTCAGCAGGTAATAGCTTCAGAAGATTCAGTTGAATTTTTCAATCCGAAAGTGATTCAGAGTACCATGGGTAGCTTTGCAAGAGTATCTGTAGGGTATACTTCTTTGGTAGACTATTTAACTACTACCGAATTGCCTGTGCTGGGTGCTTTGCTGAACGGAAATTCGATTTACCAGCAACCAGCATTAAAAGAAGGTGTGCTGTTGATTGGGAACGAATCCAATGGTATTAATGAAACCTTGCTTCCTTTAATTCGAATTCCCGTGAGTATTCCCAGATTGGGGGGAGCTGAATCGCTGAATGCCGCAGTGGCAGGGGGGATTTTACTCTCTCATCTTTTAAAACCATCCTAA
- a CDS encoding OmpP1/FadL family transporter, translated as MKKYFGLFISGMACFVQTAKSQSIDEAIRVSWFTPNGTARNMAVGGVMGSLGGDITANHVNPAGIGLYKTRELVLSPGFISNNNKFNYRGSDTSSKKSGFGLGTSGLILAGTTRNGYSKWTSSAFAISVNQLANYNNQVSFKGLNNFSSFTEKYLEELTRDRADTNAALSNYIFGSSLAFRTFLVDTLSGPGGSVAGYQSLVPISSGVNQMYNARTSGGYSEVALGLAGNMADKLYVGGSLTIPIIKYSREIFYSERDATNDPGNQFSFFEFRETYTSQGAGIGLKLGTLYKPSDFVRIGFAFHSPQIISMTDRVRASLIADTEGYAGRRSENSDRLNNGQAGKSNYTITTPWRAIGSFSIVLREINDTRLQKGFISADLEYVHYKGARFAVASENASNPGFRDYYSALNDAVIDNLKGNINARIGGELKFHTIMFRLGAAYYGSPYQDEALQASRIIGSGGIGYRNKGIFIDLSYSHIMNKDAVFAYRLNDKPNTFANQTGNRGNMMLTFGFKF; from the coding sequence ATGAAAAAATATTTCGGCTTATTTATAAGCGGCATGGCATGCTTTGTCCAAACCGCAAAGTCCCAGTCAATTGATGAAGCCATCAGGGTATCCTGGTTCACACCAAATGGTACAGCCAGAAATATGGCGGTGGGTGGTGTTATGGGATCCTTAGGAGGTGATATTACGGCCAACCATGTTAACCCTGCAGGTATTGGTTTATATAAAACAAGGGAACTGGTACTCTCCCCTGGTTTCATTAGTAATAACAATAAATTTAATTACAGAGGGAGTGATACCAGCTCTAAAAAATCAGGGTTTGGACTAGGTACAAGCGGATTAATTCTGGCTGGCACCACTAGAAACGGATACAGTAAATGGACCAGTTCTGCCTTTGCAATTTCTGTAAATCAATTGGCTAATTACAACAATCAGGTAAGTTTTAAAGGATTAAATAATTTCAGCTCATTCACAGAAAAATACCTGGAAGAACTTACCCGTGATCGGGCAGATACCAATGCAGCACTAAGTAATTATATATTCGGATCCTCGCTTGCCTTTAGAACTTTTTTGGTTGATACATTAAGTGGGCCTGGGGGTTCTGTAGCAGGATACCAAAGTTTAGTCCCTATTTCATCCGGAGTAAACCAAATGTACAATGCCCGAACAAGTGGAGGTTACAGCGAAGTGGCACTAGGCCTTGCAGGTAACATGGCAGACAAATTATATGTGGGAGGTAGTTTAACTATTCCAATCATCAAATATTCCAGAGAAATTTTTTACAGTGAAAGAGACGCTACCAACGATCCCGGAAATCAATTCAGTTTTTTTGAATTCAGAGAAACGTATACATCCCAGGGCGCAGGTATTGGACTAAAACTGGGGACCCTGTATAAACCTTCAGATTTTGTGAGAATAGGTTTCGCATTCCATAGTCCACAAATTATATCGATGACAGACAGGGTTAGAGCTTCCTTAATTGCTGATACTGAGGGATACGCAGGCAGACGTTCAGAAAACAGCGATAGATTAAACAACGGACAAGCTGGAAAAAGTAATTACACCATTACTACTCCATGGAGAGCCATTGGTAGCTTTAGCATCGTCTTGCGGGAAATTAATGATACCCGTTTACAAAAAGGGTTTATAAGCGCAGATCTGGAATACGTGCATTATAAGGGAGCAAGATTTGCTGTGGCATCCGAAAATGCTTCAAACCCAGGATTTAGAGATTATTATTCTGCTTTAAACGATGCTGTAATAGATAATTTAAAAGGCAATATCAATGCAAGAATCGGTGGTGAATTAAAGTTTCACACCATCATGTTCAGATTAGGAGCGGCTTATTATGGAAGTCCTTATCAGGATGAAGCATTACAAGCAAGCAGAATCATTGGATCTGGCGGTATTGGTTACAGGAATAAAGGAATTTTCATTGACCTTTCCTACTCTCATATCATGAACAAGGATGCAGTATTTGCATACAGATTGAATGACAAGCCAAATACTTTCGCTAATCAAACAGGTAACAGAGGAAATATGATGCTGACGTTCGGGTTTAAATTTTAG
- the rimO gene encoding 30S ribosomal protein S12 methylthiotransferase RimO codes for MKAKTLKKDKVNIITLGCSKNLVDSEVLSGQLAANEIDVVHENTKLDHNIVVVNTCGFIDKAKEESINTILDQVELKRRGKLDKVYVTGCLSERYRGDLEAEMPEVDAWFGTLELPLILKQFEADYKAELLGERMLSTPKHYAYLKISEGCNRTCSFCAIPLMRGKHISRTIEDLVKEAETLVQKGVKEVMLIAQELTYYGLDIYKERALPKLLDALADVKGLEWIRLHYAYPSKFPLEILEVMQRRDNICKYLDMPLQHASNSMLKAMHRNITREEMSELIHEIRSRVPGICLRTTLIAGFPGETEEDVEELKAFLQEHRFDRVGIFSYSHEENTSAYDLEDNVPAEVKAARAQEIMEVQQEISYEKNQEKVGQIFKVLIDKKEAGRYLGRTEFDSVEVDNEVVIHSKKKLAIGEFVQVKITKAYDYDLEGEVVG; via the coding sequence ATGAAGGCAAAAACACTTAAGAAAGACAAGGTTAATATTATTACACTGGGTTGCAGTAAGAACCTGGTAGATTCCGAGGTATTGAGCGGTCAGCTGGCTGCCAATGAAATAGATGTGGTGCACGAGAATACCAAACTGGATCACAATATTGTGGTGGTGAATACTTGTGGCTTTATTGATAAAGCAAAGGAAGAGAGTATCAATACTATTCTGGATCAGGTAGAGTTAAAGCGAAGAGGTAAGCTGGACAAAGTGTATGTTACTGGCTGCTTAAGTGAGCGATACAGAGGAGACCTGGAAGCTGAAATGCCGGAAGTGGATGCCTGGTTTGGCACTCTTGAATTGCCTTTGATTTTGAAACAATTTGAAGCCGATTATAAAGCAGAACTATTGGGGGAAAGAATGTTGAGTACGCCCAAGCATTATGCCTATTTAAAAATTTCCGAGGGTTGTAACAGAACCTGTTCATTCTGTGCCATTCCTTTGATGCGTGGGAAGCATATCAGCCGCACTATTGAAGATCTGGTAAAAGAAGCAGAAACGCTGGTACAAAAAGGAGTGAAGGAAGTCATGTTGATTGCGCAGGAGCTTACTTATTACGGACTGGATATATATAAGGAGAGGGCTTTGCCTAAATTACTGGATGCATTGGCTGATGTAAAAGGATTGGAGTGGATTCGCTTACACTATGCTTATCCAAGTAAGTTTCCTTTAGAGATTCTGGAAGTGATGCAGCGACGTGACAATATTTGTAAGTACCTCGATATGCCCTTACAACATGCCAGCAATAGTATGTTGAAAGCAATGCATCGTAATATAACACGTGAAGAAATGTCGGAATTAATTCACGAAATCAGATCACGTGTACCGGGCATTTGTTTGCGAACAACTTTGATTGCAGGCTTCCCCGGAGAAACGGAAGAAGATGTAGAGGAATTAAAGGCGTTTTTGCAGGAACATCGCTTTGACAGAGTGGGTATTTTCAGCTATAGCCATGAAGAAAATACGAGTGCCTATGACCTGGAAGACAATGTGCCTGCTGAAGTGAAAGCAGCCCGTGCACAGGAAATAATGGAAGTGCAACAGGAAATTTCTTATGAGAAAAATCAAGAGAAAGTAGGACAGATTTTCAAAGTGCTGATAGATAAAAAAGAAGCCGGTCGTTATTTGGGAAGAACAGAATTTGATAGCGTTGAAGTTGATAATGAAGTGGTGATTCATAGCAAGAAAAAACTCGCCATCGGCGAGTTCGTTCAGGTTAAAATAACCAAAGCTTATGATTACGATCTGGAGGGAGAAGTGGTGGGCTAA
- a CDS encoding M48 family metallopeptidase — protein MEIISSVQYFDGLQATPQSALLYISAEGFSLQVGLIWETGAPVLFYPRGECSFQKTDHQLIVFLNKKNSAYFTIAIHEPVVPEIINLIQAAEKSIAARLFKLNVFTLLLIVLLLFSGVYWGISTIVPWAGLKIIKPATETELGEKMHESMMVDASIDKRKTALVQSFANSLELSKTYPIKITVVKNQEVNAYALPGGNIVVYSGILRTMQSGDELAALLGHEAAHINERHSLRSVLRSAATGLMVSVIFNDVSGILSILVENAEGLRSMQFSRSMEENADEVGMRMLVKNKINPLAMKQLMLTLKDNAPDMPAVLSFISTHPATDDRIKHAETFAIPYKNSSFAANPLRDSIWRELK, from the coding sequence ATGGAAATAATTAGTTCAGTTCAATATTTTGATGGATTGCAGGCAACCCCTCAATCAGCTTTGTTATACATATCAGCTGAGGGTTTCTCTCTTCAAGTTGGTCTTATTTGGGAAACAGGTGCTCCTGTCTTATTTTATCCTAGAGGAGAATGTTCTTTTCAGAAAACAGATCATCAACTCATTGTTTTTCTGAATAAAAAAAACAGTGCCTATTTTACCATTGCTATCCATGAACCAGTCGTGCCAGAAATTATCAATCTGATCCAAGCTGCTGAAAAATCAATTGCTGCCAGATTATTTAAGCTAAATGTTTTTACACTATTGTTAATCGTCCTGCTCTTATTTTCCGGAGTGTATTGGGGAATATCTACGATTGTTCCCTGGGCTGGGCTTAAAATCATCAAGCCTGCAACTGAAACAGAATTGGGAGAAAAAATGCATGAATCAATGATGGTAGATGCCAGCATTGATAAGAGGAAAACAGCATTGGTTCAGTCTTTTGCCAACTCACTGGAATTAAGTAAAACCTACCCCATTAAAATTACGGTAGTTAAAAATCAAGAAGTAAATGCCTATGCCTTACCGGGTGGAAATATAGTTGTCTATTCCGGAATATTGCGAACCATGCAATCGGGAGATGAGTTGGCAGCTTTGCTGGGTCATGAAGCAGCCCATATTAATGAACGTCATAGTTTGCGTTCCGTTTTGCGTTCTGCCGCAACAGGATTAATGGTATCTGTTATTTTCAATGATGTTTCCGGTATCCTGTCTATTTTGGTGGAAAATGCAGAGGGATTAAGATCCATGCAGTTTTCGAGAAGTATGGAAGAAAATGCAGATGAAGTTGGTATGCGGATGCTCGTGAAAAATAAAATTAATCCGCTGGCGATGAAACAACTCATGCTGACACTAAAAGACAACGCACCTGATATGCCAGCTGTTTTAAGTTTTATTTCTACACATCCAGCAACAGATGACAGAATTAAACACGCGGAGACTTTTGCGATTCCTTATAAAAACAGTTCCTTTGCAGCCAATCCTCTCAGGGATTCTATCTGGAGAGAACTAAAGTAA
- a CDS encoding YjgN family protein, whose product MEYNKYSLSFKGSGTSYFKVLLVNIILVTITLGLYYPWAKARSLQYFYSNSLFNEQAFVFTGTGSEMFRGFIKAFLLLIGMYGLVTYLVLNEQELVGLALFYIFLILLVPLAIHGSYRYRFAKTVWSGIRFGYMGDKWELFALFIKGILLTIVTFGIYGAWFMMNLRRYLLCNVKVGDARFAYKGVGGEYFWLNIKGYFLSIFTLGLYFFWWQKDLYAYFINNLRLTRGEQTMLLRSTATGGDFLVLILLNLLLFIFTLGLATPWIAVRTMRFLFSHLVLDGTIAFDELQQTQPNYDDATGEDIADFLDFGFVI is encoded by the coding sequence ATGGAATATAATAAATATAGCCTCAGCTTCAAAGGGAGTGGAACTTCCTATTTTAAAGTACTGCTAGTTAATATCATTTTAGTTACCATAACCCTAGGCCTCTATTATCCCTGGGCAAAAGCGCGGTCATTGCAGTATTTCTACAGCAATTCCTTGTTCAATGAACAGGCTTTTGTATTTACCGGAACCGGTTCAGAAATGTTCAGAGGATTCATCAAGGCATTTCTTTTATTAATAGGTATGTATGGATTGGTAACCTACCTGGTGCTGAATGAACAGGAATTGGTAGGGCTGGCACTTTTTTATATTTTTCTGATTCTCCTTGTTCCATTGGCCATACACGGCTCTTACCGATACCGATTTGCAAAAACTGTATGGAGTGGAATTCGTTTTGGATATATGGGAGATAAATGGGAGCTTTTTGCGCTCTTTATAAAAGGTATATTATTGACTATTGTTACTTTCGGAATTTATGGTGCCTGGTTCATGATGAATCTGAGACGATATTTATTGTGCAATGTAAAAGTGGGGGATGCAAGGTTTGCTTACAAAGGAGTGGGTGGTGAATATTTTTGGCTGAACATCAAGGGATATTTTTTAAGCATTTTTACATTGGGTCTGTATTTTTTCTGGTGGCAAAAAGACTTGTATGCTTATTTTATAAATAACTTAAGACTGACCAGGGGAGAGCAGACAATGTTGTTGCGTTCAACCGCTACAGGTGGTGATTTCCTTGTTTTGATTCTGTTGAACCTGTTGCTTTTTATTTTTACTCTAGGGTTGGCTACACCCTGGATAGCAGTAAGAACCATGCGTTTTTTATTTTCTCATTTGGTGCTGGATGGAACCATTGCATTTGATGAATTGCAGCAAACTCAGCCGAATTATGATGATGCTACAGGTGAAGATATTGCAGACTTTTTAGACTTTGGATTTGTTATATAA
- a CDS encoding outer membrane protein assembly factor, whose translation MHFKVNTRFYSTNGFIFSLLFLVSCAEQKRTWVRNYPKNQPFVYNNQINLNGNFTKDEKKRLLTNLQNYWDDSLKVPKQQQFGLFYKIKNPAIFDSTNITRSALFMNSYLNAQGYYYAELTNSYTIDTVKDQIRTSVFMNIEAGKNISIDEVTIEMNDSSLQHLASSETNKSFLKKNKPYSKEIISNELDRLVGLFRKNGYYKITREDVYAYVDSNNTNLFSLTTDPFEQAKLLSEIAKAKKENPNWDITIKQRELEDSSRLIQYHIGNLHYFPETKISDVPDSLLKDKSFLEKKIPNGTIRYKKGLFNYRPLKEDTYFSKGDLYNEQRYFKTANALGQLPAWQNVDIRPEIRDRDTLDMYFFMTPAVKQSFTVDLEASRNIADIGVTNLLGITTNFSYNNRNVWKNAIQSIATIRTGVELNILNSSNQPDQLFQTFLFNIGHTYIFPGIIQPFKPWKGLDLLDNKRTLWSVNLGYVDRRNFYNIRNFTTSYGFEWKKGNNSFLYKPINVELYSIVKLDSLDQLIIKNPFLKASFNEGSIVSQSFSFVKTTKGSRNPAKDKFYRIAVEEAGGIFGFIPGLKGNIYRYLKLETEYKQSVKFPKSELAYRAFAGMGYNFGGDTIIGPTLPFYKQFSAGGPNSMRAWRLRQLGLGSSNQSERDTASNAFRDRFGDMQLEFNVEYRFQLASIGSFKIGSALYADIGNVWNIKRAASTDLDTRFSISNFTRDMAIGIGTGLRFDMSYFLIRLDFAYKLKDPLRAANNGWMSIKDFTWNDIRPNGIKVPNFALQLGIGLPF comes from the coding sequence ATGCATTTTAAGGTAAATACCCGATTCTACAGCACAAATGGATTCATTTTCTCTTTATTGTTCCTTGTATCCTGTGCAGAACAAAAAAGAACCTGGGTTAGAAATTATCCTAAGAACCAGCCCTTTGTTTATAACAATCAGATTAACCTGAATGGCAATTTTACCAAAGATGAGAAAAAACGCTTACTAACCAACTTACAAAATTATTGGGACGACAGTTTAAAAGTACCCAAACAGCAACAATTTGGATTGTTTTACAAAATCAAGAATCCAGCAATTTTCGATAGTACCAATATCACTCGTTCTGCCCTTTTCATGAACTCATACCTAAATGCACAGGGATATTACTATGCAGAACTAACCAATTCTTATACCATTGATACGGTAAAAGATCAGATTAGAACCAGTGTGTTCATGAATATTGAAGCAGGAAAAAATATCAGTATAGACGAAGTAACCATAGAGATGAACGATTCATCCTTACAGCATTTAGCTAGTTCGGAAACCAACAAAAGTTTTTTGAAAAAGAACAAACCCTATTCCAAAGAAATCATCAGTAACGAACTGGATAGACTGGTGGGACTATTCAGAAAAAACGGGTATTACAAAATAACACGTGAAGACGTTTATGCCTACGTGGATTCTAATAATACCAACCTGTTTTCTTTAACCACTGACCCGTTTGAACAGGCAAAACTTTTATCTGAAATAGCAAAAGCCAAAAAAGAAAATCCCAATTGGGATATTACCATAAAACAAAGAGAACTGGAAGATAGCTCTCGTTTAATTCAATATCATATTGGTAATCTGCATTATTTTCCGGAAACAAAAATTTCGGATGTACCAGATAGCTTATTAAAAGATAAATCCTTCCTGGAGAAAAAAATTCCGAATGGTACCATCCGATATAAAAAGGGATTATTTAATTATAGGCCACTTAAGGAAGATACTTATTTTTCCAAGGGAGATCTTTATAATGAACAACGCTATTTTAAAACAGCCAATGCGCTTGGGCAGCTACCAGCCTGGCAAAACGTAGATATCCGGCCTGAAATAAGAGATAGGGATACCTTAGACATGTATTTTTTTATGACACCGGCTGTAAAACAGAGCTTTACCGTTGATTTGGAAGCCAGTAGAAATATTGCTGATATTGGTGTAACCAATCTGCTGGGTATCACTACCAATTTCTCTTACAACAACAGAAATGTGTGGAAAAACGCCATTCAATCTATAGCAACAATTAGAACGGGAGTTGAGTTGAACATTTTAAATAGCAGTAACCAGCCTGATCAGTTGTTTCAGACTTTCCTGTTTAATATTGGACATACCTATATTTTTCCTGGAATTATACAGCCTTTTAAGCCTTGGAAGGGATTGGATTTGCTGGATAATAAAAGAACCCTTTGGTCGGTTAATCTGGGTTATGTGGACAGAAGAAACTTTTATAATATCCGCAACTTCACAACCAGCTATGGCTTTGAATGGAAAAAAGGAAACAACTCTTTTTTATACAAGCCCATCAATGTTGAGCTTTACTCTATCGTGAAACTTGACTCACTGGATCAATTGATCATTAAAAACCCTTTCCTTAAAGCCTCTTTTAATGAGGGTAGCATTGTGAGTCAGAGTTTTTCTTTTGTAAAGACTACCAAGGGAAGCAGAAATCCTGCAAAAGATAAATTTTATAGAATAGCTGTAGAAGAAGCAGGAGGAATTTTCGGATTTATTCCGGGTTTGAAGGGAAATATATATCGCTACTTAAAATTAGAAACAGAATATAAACAGTCGGTAAAATTTCCCAAGTCTGAATTGGCTTATCGTGCCTTTGCTGGTATGGGATATAACTTTGGCGGAGATACGATCATTGGCCCCACCCTCCCCTTTTATAAACAATTCTCTGCGGGTGGCCCCAATAGTATGCGAGCCTGGAGATTAAGACAACTGGGGCTGGGTAGTTCTAATCAAAGTGAAAGGGATACTGCATCCAATGCTTTCAGAGATCGTTTTGGAGACATGCAACTGGAGTTCAATGTTGAGTACCGATTTCAATTGGCCAGCATTGGTAGTTTTAAAATTGGGTCTGCTTTGTATGCAGATATTGGAAACGTTTGGAATATCAAAAGAGCTGCTTCCACCGATTTAGATACACGTTTTTCAATTAGTAATTTTACAAGGGATATGGCCATTGGTATTGGAACTGGCTTAAGATTTGACATGTCTTATTTTCTGATCCGATTAGACTTTGCTTATAAATTAAAAGACCCGCTTAGAGCAGCCAATAACGGTTGGATGAGTATTAAAGATTTTACCTGGAACGATATCCGGCCTAATGGAATCAAAGTTCCCAACTTTGCATTACAGCTTGGTATCGGATTGCCATTCTAA
- the proS gene encoding proline--tRNA ligase: MGKELTSRSQDYSQWYNDLIIKGQLADYSAVRGCMVIKPYGFALWENMRDVLDKMFKDTGHQNAYFPLFVPKSLFEAEEKNAEGFAKECAVVTHYRLKTDPNNKGKLMVDPEAKLEEELVVRPTSEAIIWNTYKGWIQSYRDLPLLINQWANVVRWEMRTRLFLRTAEFLWQEGHTAHASAEEAIEETKRMLDVYADFAENWMALPVIKGVKSPNERFAGAEDTYCIEALMQDGKALQAGTSHFLGQNFAKAFDVKFSDKNNQLDYVWATSWGVSTRLIGGLVMAHSDDDGLILPPRIAPIQVVIVPIYKGDEQKAQIDEVVGAMIKEMKSLGITVKYDDADNSRPGWKFAEYELKGVPVRIAVGARDLANQVVEVARRDTKEKQTISLSGIGVYVKELLNDIQVSMFNKAKAFQQEHITPANTWEEFVHILDTKAGFVSAHWDGSPETEEKIKELSKATIRCIPLDNPQEEGLCILTGKKSTQRVLFARAY; the protein is encoded by the coding sequence ATGGGAAAGGAGCTAACCTCAAGATCGCAGGATTATTCACAATGGTATAACGACTTAATTATCAAGGGCCAACTGGCGGATTATTCTGCGGTAAGGGGCTGTATGGTCATCAAACCCTATGGTTTTGCTTTATGGGAAAATATGAGGGATGTATTGGACAAAATGTTCAAAGATACCGGACACCAGAATGCTTACTTCCCGCTTTTTGTACCTAAGAGTTTATTTGAGGCTGAAGAAAAAAATGCAGAGGGGTTCGCAAAAGAATGTGCAGTTGTTACGCATTACCGATTAAAGACTGATCCAAATAATAAAGGCAAATTAATGGTAGATCCGGAAGCAAAGCTGGAAGAAGAACTGGTGGTTCGTCCAACCAGTGAAGCCATTATCTGGAATACTTATAAAGGGTGGATTCAAAGCTATCGTGACTTACCGCTGTTGATTAACCAATGGGCTAATGTGGTTCGTTGGGAGATGCGCACGCGTCTATTTCTCCGAACAGCAGAATTTCTGTGGCAGGAGGGCCATACTGCGCATGCTTCTGCGGAAGAAGCGATTGAAGAAACTAAGCGAATGCTCGACGTATATGCTGACTTTGCCGAAAACTGGATGGCATTACCTGTTATTAAAGGAGTGAAATCGCCAAACGAGCGTTTTGCAGGAGCGGAAGACACGTATTGTATTGAAGCCCTGATGCAGGATGGTAAAGCATTACAGGCAGGCACTTCGCATTTTCTGGGTCAGAATTTTGCTAAAGCATTCGATGTGAAATTCAGCGACAAGAACAATCAGCTCGATTATGTATGGGCAACCAGCTGGGGCGTAAGTACCCGTTTGATTGGAGGATTGGTGATGGCGCATAGTGATGATGACGGTTTAATTTTACCTCCACGTATTGCACCGATTCAGGTAGTTATTGTGCCTATCTATAAAGGCGATGAACAAAAAGCTCAGATTGATGAAGTGGTAGGCGCAATGATTAAGGAGATGAAATCACTGGGCATAACCGTTAAGTACGATGACGCTGACAACAGCAGACCCGGATGGAAATTCGCGGAATATGAATTAAAAGGCGTTCCTGTTAGAATTGCAGTAGGCGCAAGAGATTTGGCCAATCAGGTAGTAGAAGTTGCCAGAAGGGATACTAAGGAAAAACAAACGATTTCCCTATCAGGTATTGGGGTATATGTAAAAGAATTATTGAACGATATTCAAGTTTCCATGTTTAATAAGGCTAAAGCATTCCAGCAAGAACATATTACTCCTGCCAATACCTGGGAAGAATTTGTACATATTCTGGATACCAAGGCAGGATTTGTTTCTGCACATTGGGATGGTTCTCCTGAGACAGAAGAAAAAATAAAGGAATTATCTAAGGCAACTATTCGTTGTATTCCTCTGGATAATCCTCAGGAGGAAGGCCTTTGTATTTTAACAGGAAAAAAATCTACTCAAAGAGTTCTGTTTGCGAGGGCATATTGA
- the truB gene encoding tRNA pseudouridine(55) synthase TruB, protein MKQKEIHPALQPYLEGQAILIDKPIDWTSFDVVRKIRNITRIVKVGHAGTLDPLATGLLIVCTGKYTKKINEYMGMEKEYTGTFTLGATTPTYDLESEPVNFCDTNHLSESQIKEATKKFTGPIMQVPPIHSAIKQEGKPVYLAARKGIDVVLEPRPVTIHAFEIEKIEMPVVHFRVVCSTGTYIRSLANDFGKALGVGAYMSSLRRTRIGHFQVSAAESMESFEAKIEQLKA, encoded by the coding sequence ATGAAGCAGAAAGAAATTCATCCCGCATTACAGCCTTATCTGGAAGGGCAGGCTATTTTAATTGATAAACCCATTGACTGGACTTCATTTGACGTAGTCAGAAAAATCAGAAATATTACCCGAATTGTAAAAGTTGGACATGCAGGAACCCTTGATCCATTAGCGACCGGCCTTCTGATTGTGTGTACAGGAAAGTATACCAAGAAGATTAATGAATATATGGGAATGGAAAAAGAGTACACGGGTACTTTTACATTGGGGGCTACCACACCCACCTATGATTTAGAATCTGAGCCAGTTAATTTTTGTGATACCAACCATCTTTCTGAATCTCAAATTAAAGAAGCAACGAAGAAATTTACCGGACCAATTATGCAGGTTCCCCCTATTCATTCTGCCATCAAGCAAGAGGGGAAACCCGTTTACCTGGCTGCAAGAAAAGGCATTGATGTAGTGCTGGAGCCCAGACCTGTTACCATACATGCTTTTGAGATTGAAAAAATAGAAATGCCCGTAGTTCATTTTCGCGTAGTATGTTCAACAGGCACTTACATCAGAAGTCTGGCCAATGATTTTGGAAAGGCACTGGGAGTTGGCGCATATATGAGTTCTCTAAGACGTACCAGAATCGGACATTTTCAGGTATCAGCTGCCGAATCGATGGAATCCTTCGAAGCTAAAATTGAGCAATTGAAAGCTTAG